The nucleotide window GTGAGAAAAACCAAGACTAAAAACCATTTTCTTGCCTTTGACTTCAGATTTGAAACCGATACCTTCCAAAATCAACTTTTTCTCAAAAGCCTTGTTGACGCCGTTAATCATATTGTTGACATGCGAAGAAGCGGTTCCCCACATCGCACTCACCTCAACGCCGGTGCGCTTTGGAGTAAGGATAACCTGATTATTATCGATAGCAATGCCGATAATCGGTCGGAAGTTTCTTGAGAGCTCGCCCAAAGGACCCTTGACCTTCACAACATTGTTCAAAACCGACACTGTCGTGCCGTTTGGGATTGCAATTGGTTTTTTGCCGATTCTGGACATGATGATAATTAATTTATTCGTGTGCCCTATTCGTAAGGGTTCTCAACTATTACCAGATTTTAAATAAAACTTCGCCACCGACTTTTTCTTTCTTGGCCTCCTTATCGGTCAAAATTCCTTTTGGGGTCGAGAGCACGATCAAGCCTAAACCGCTCTTGAAAGATCGGATTTCTTTGGCGCCCTGGTAAACGCGCTTGGACGGTTTGGAGACACGGGCCACATCGTTGATTCGAGGTGTCTTACCTTCGGCATATTCGACTTCAGCCTCCAAAATCTTGTGGTTATTCTTGCGCTTCTTGGCAATTGATTTGAGAAAACCGTTCTTAACCAAAATATCTGCAATTGACTCCTTAATCGCCGAATGAGGTACCACAACACTTCCCCGACCTGCGAGGCCGGCATTCTTAACTTTGATTAGAAAATCAGCGATTGGATCCATAAAATAATTTAAAATTGAAAGGTCAAAATGGAAAATTGCAATTTAAAATCTAAAATTAGATTCTGAAAATTATTCAATTTTGCATTGTCATTTTTCATTTTGAGATTTACATTTTCCACTACCATGATGACTTCTTGATTCCCGGAATCATGCCTTCGTTGGCATACTCGCGGAAGCAAATACGGCAAAGGTCGAAGTCTCGCATATAGCCGCGCTTGCGACCACAGCGGAAACAACGGTTAGTAGCCCGAGTGGAAAATTTCGGTTTCTTTAACGATCTTGCTACTACTGATGTTTTTGCCATAATAAATTAAAAAAGCTTGCAAAAGCTTGTCCGCGTATACTAGCAAACCAAGAAGAAGAATGCAAGGCAGGTTGAGAACCCTTACGAATAGGGCACACGAATAGGCCAGCCGGCAAAAGTATAGGTATAAGGTATAAGTATAGGTATGGGAAATGGGTCCAAAAGTCAAAAAGCACGGGAGAAGACAAGATAAAAGGCGCGCAACTGCGTTGCGCGCCTTGACTCTCACCCTATATTCCTAGAAAGCTCATCAGCAACCAAGGCCTCGATAAATCGGCACAAGCCAAGCAGACAAAAACGGCCTACTGGCCGTTTTTGTCTGTCCTTATTCCTAAATCATGAATCTTTATTCCTAATTCTATTTCTTGAGAGGAAAACCTAAGTATTCTAGAAAAGCTCTGGTCAATTTTTTGTCGCCGGAAGTGGTGACGATTGTGATAGCGAGACCGAAAACATCTTTCAACTCTTCATCGGAAGTTTCAGGGAAAATTGTGTGTTCTTTGATGCCGATAGTGTAATTGCCCATATCATCAATGGCGGTGGCATTAAGTCCACGAAAGTCTTTGGTTCGAGGCAGGGCCACATTTAAAAGTTTGTCCAAAAAGCCGTACATCCGAGCACCCCGAAGCGTGATCTGATAACCAACCAAATCGCCTTCTCGAGACTTGAAGGTGGCGATTGATTTCTTGGCAGAACGAGGAGCGGCCTTCTGGCCAGTAATTTTACCCAAACGATCAGCAATCAATTCCAATTTTTTCTTATCTTTAAGAGAGCCGACGCCGGTCGAAATCACCACCTTGGAGAGGCGTGGCGCTTGCATCGGATTTTTGAAGCCAAACTGACCTTTCAGCGATTCAAAAGCCTTATTCTGTTTTTCTTTGGTATTCATAATTAGTTAGTTTAGAAGTTGAAAAGTTTGAAAGTTTGGAAGTCTCAAGATTACCCAAGCTAGATGGCTGAACCGGTTTTTTTACTGACACGAATCAGTTTGCCGTCAATCAACTTCTTACCGGCTCGAACTGGCTTGCCACCCTCCACCAACTGAACATTGGAAACATGGATCGGCAAGGTCACATCAATAATCTGACCTTTCTCATTGCTCTTCCTCGGTCTCTGGTGTCGCTTTTTGACATTGACACCCTCAACCAGAATACGGTTTTCGGCAGGTAGCGCCTCAAGCACCTTACCGGTTTTACCCCGGTCTTTGCCAGCAATCACCATTACATTGTCATTTTTCTTGATTCTCATATATGTATTCTTAGATTCGTGTCATTCGTCTTAATTAGTGAATTGGTGTCGTGTTATACGATTTCAGCCGCCAAAGAAGCGATTTTCTGGTAACCCTTTTCAGCCAATTCTCGAGGAATCGGTCCAAAAACACGGCCGGCAATCGGATCCATCTTGCCTTTTTCCAAAATCACCACAGCATTCTCATCGAAACGGACATAGGAACCGTCCAGGCGTCTTAGGGCCTTGGTCTGACGAACCACTACCGCCTGCAAGACATCCTTTTTCTTTACCGCCTTTCTTGGTTCGGCTTTCTGAACTGACAAAACCACCTGGTCACCGATTGAAGCGTAGCGCTTTTTGGAGGCACCGAGCACCTTGAAAATGCGTCCGATTTTAGCCCCGGAGTTGTCGACGATTTTCACAATGGTGCGTGGTTGAATCATATTGGTTAGTTAGTAGTGAGTAGTTGGTAGTTTGTAGTTTGTAGTTGAAGAAAAGAAAATACCTAGACAATTTTAAAAGATTTGCGTTTGGAAATCGGGCGGCACTCTTCGATGGTCACCTTATCGCCGATTTTCTTGGTATTACCCGGATCGTGGGCCAAGTACTTCTTAGAAATCTTCATGTACTTGCCGTATTTCGGGTGCTTTTCATAGCGATTGGTCACAACCGAAACAGTGTCTTTCATCTTGTCTGAAGAGACCACACCTTGAATAACCCGAGGGCGACGGTTAGGAGTTTCTGTTGGTTTGTTGGTTTTTGGCTTCATAATAAATGAAAGTGTATCTTAGCTTAAAGCAGTTAAACTGTCTATTTGCTGTTCTTTCTTTGATTCTGCTCGGTCATAATTTTGGCAATCTCTCGCTTCAGGTTTCTCCCCTCTCGCATGTTGCGATTCTTGCTACCGGCAATACCGAAACGGAAAGCTCGAACAGCTTCGCGCTTCTCTAAAAGCATCGCAACAAGCTCGGCATCAGTTTTGTTTTTAAATTCGTTGGACATTTTATTTCAAATTAGACTCGGCTGACAAACTTAGTTTTGACCGGCAACTTGGAACCCGCTTTGCGGAGAGCTTCGGCCGCCTCAACCTCCGGAATACCGTCGACTTCAAAAATCACTCGGCCTGGGCGCACCTCAACACAAAAACCCTGCGGTTCGCCTTTACCTTTACCCATTTTCACTTCGGCCGGCTTTTGAGTATATGGTCGGTCCGGGAAAACTCGAACCCACATCTTGCCGGATTTGGTGAGTGAGCGAGAAATAACTTTTCGAGCCGATTCCAACTGATTTGACCTGATACGAGCGTGGCCCAAAGTTTTCAAACCAAAAGAACCGAAAGACAATTTGAGTCCTCGAGTTTCCGGCCTTAGCCAGTAGTCGGCATTCTTACGAGCAGTATGCCATTTTCTAAATTTTACTTTCTTTGGGACAAACATGTTAGTAAATTAAAATGAAAATTATTTCTTGTCGGCAAAAATCTCACCTCGGTAAATCCAAACTTTAATGCCGATATCACCGTAGTCCATATGAGCTTTCTCTCTGGCAAAATCGATATCCGCACGCAAAGTCTGAAGTGGGACTTGGCCTTTGCGGAGCTCTTCTGAGCGGGCCATTTCGGCACCACCCAAACGGCCACCCAAGTAAACCTTAACGCCCTTAACATCTCGGTTAGCCATAACTTTCTCAATCGCCTGCTTCATCACGCGACGGAAAGGCATTCTTTTTTCAATGCTTTCGGCAATCATTTGAGAGACAATCGCGGCATTTGATTCCGGTGAGCGGATTTCTTCGATATCAAGCTTGAGCTCTTGATGAGTAATCGGCTTGCCGGTTTTAAGAACCAACTTGGCCAAATCTTCCTTCAACTTGACGGCGCCTTCCCCGCTTCGGCCGATAATCATACCCGGACGAGAAGTTTTGATGATAATTCGCAAAGTTTTGGTGCCTCGCTCGATTTCTACCGAGCTAACAAAAAATCCGCGTAGCCGCTTGGCCAAATATTCGCGGATCTTGATATCTTCCTTCAGAGACTTCTTGTACATATCACCCACGCCAAACCAGCGTGACTTCCAATCACGAATGATACCTAGACGATGTGAATATGGGTGAACGGTGTGGGACATAATAGTTAAATAATCAATAATCAAGAAACAATCACCAAACTAACTGTTTCCTTTGCTCTTAATTTGTTTCTTGGTTTTTGGTGTTTGGTTATTCTCCAGTTCGCTTAGAACTAGGGTAATATGGCTAGTTCGCTTATTGATACCGGAAGCGCTACCTCGAGCTCGCGGCATGATTCGCTTTAAAATCACCCCAGCATCGACAGTGACACCTTTAACCTTAAGATTCTCGGCGGACAGGTTTTGACTATTCTTGGCATTGGCTACCGCTGACATTAGCAATTTTTTAATCGGGGCGCTAGCTCGCTTGGCCAAAAAATCCAATTCAGCAATCGCCAAATTAACCGGCTTGCCTTTGATCAAATCGGCAACAAGTCTAACCTTACGTGGTGATTGTCGGTAATTATTCAGTTTTGCGGTAATTGTTGTCATTGTTTTATTCGCATGCCCTATTCGTAAGGGTTCTTAACTATTTCTTAGCTTCGGTTGAAGCTTTAGCAGCCTGCGCAGAGGCAATCTCGGCTTGCTTCTTGGCAGCCTCGAGTTCCTTCTGCATCTTACCGCCGTGCTTAACGAACTTGCGGGTTAAAGAAAATTCGCCCAATCGATGGCCAACCATGTCTTCAGAAATCAAAACTTCAATAAAATCCTTGCCATTATGAACGGCAAACTTAAAACCAACCATTTCTGGAGAAATCTGGCAGGCCCGAGACCAAGTCTTAATTGGTTCAGACTTTTCAGGACGCTTGCCTGCTATCTTCTTTAGCAGCCTTTCGTCGACATATGGTCCTTTCTTAAGCGATCGTGTCATAGGTTAGTTGGTAGTGAGTAGTTTGTAGTTATCAGAGACAACACCAAAACTACGCCCTTTATGTAAAAAGCTCCAAACGAGCTAGACGGATAGCTTAGCATAAGTCATTTTAAAGAGCAACTCTGGGCTGGTATAGGTATAAAGTATAAGTATAGGCTCAAAATAAGGGAGTTTTCACGCACTTGACAATCTGACATATTGTATGATAAAATACTAATAGAGTTGGAATTTGGCAACAAACAAAAAACGAATAGGAGACAACATGAACAATGTACACATCGCCCCCGGAAGCGTCGGCGCATCGGTTGGTTTTCGAGCCGGCCTGGCAACAGAAATGGCCGCGAAGATCCTGCAGCAGGACGCGCGAGACAAGCCTATCAAGGAATACCTTTTGAATACCGCCCCACCTTCAGTTCGCGAATGGATTCACGAAAATGGGGTGATTGATGATCTTTTCCATTATGGTTTCTCCAGCCGTCAGATGCGATTTGGTGAACCTTTGAACGACTCGGCGCATGTCTTGGGGGTCTGCGCCCAACTGGCAAAGGCCTGGAAAGGCCTGGTCCGGGTCACGGTGAGCAGCAACCCTGAACCACACCGTGTGGAAATCTTCTTCAGCGCCACACGACTTTAGGCAGGTGGCGTAGCAAACGGACAGGCCCGCGACAGCAGTCGCGGGCCTTTTTATTTCTTCTAAGTAAGCCCCGACGCCTTGGTCGGGACCCCGGCCTCGTCCGACGAGCGTCGGGGCTAATGAAGCTATCCGGCTAATCAAGCTAACTAAGACAACTTTTGATTTCGATTCTTCCCCACTTTTCTTCGAGAAACAATGAAAACGTTTGAATACTTCTTTGGAGTTCGGGTCTTTTGGCCCTTGCCTGACGGCTTGCCCCATCTAGTCTTGGCGCGTCTTAGACCTCGGCCTTGCCTACCTTCACCACCACCGTATGGGTGGTCTACCGGGTTTTGAGCCGAACCTCGAACAGTCGGTCGAATGCCCAACCAGCGAGATCGTCCCGCCTTACCAATATTCACCAACCAATTTTCATCATTGGAAACAGAACCGATTGACGCCCAGGCCTGATCAGAGACCTTTCGGACTTCAGTCGACGGCATCTTAAGGTGAGCTGAACCGGCGTCATGAGCAATCACTTCAGCAAAAATTCCGGCACTGCGAGCAATTTTACCTCCGCCCCTAGCCTTGAGCTCAACATTGTAAACAAAGGTACCAACTGGGATGTTCTTCAAAGGCAAACGGTTGCCAAGCTTGATTTCAGCTTTTTCAGAAACGATGAAGGTACTGCCGACTTTCAAATCTTTTGGAGCCAAGATGTAGCGCTTCTCACCGTCAGCATAGACAACGAGGGCGATGAAACCGGTTCGGTTTGGGTCGTATTCAACGGTCAAAACCTTGGCCGGAATATCGTATTTTTCGTATAGAAAATCCACATCTCGAAGCAGACGCTTGTGTCCACCACCCTTATGACGAGTGGTAATTCGGCCACGGTTGTTTCGGCCAACCGATCGGAAACTTCCCGAGGTCAAACCTTTATGCGGCTCCGAACTGGTAATGAACTTTCGATATTCAATCGAAGTCATGTGTCGGCGCGATTTGCTTGTAGGTTTGTAAGTTTTCATGGTTAGTTTTAAGTTTAAAAGTTTGGAAGTTTGGAAGTCTTAACTCTTAACTTCTGAACTTCAGAACTAAAGCGAAGCGTTACTATATGATTTCGATCTTATCCCCTTTCTTGAGGAAAACATAGGCCTTTTTCACACCAGCGATTTCCCCCTTAACACCCCTGGCAATCTTTTGCTTGGCGGGATTTCGGACAATCCGAACTTTCACCGGGTTTACCTTGTACATCTCGGTAATCGCTCGCTCAACGGCCGGCTTGGTAGCAGTGGTGGTAATCTCAAAAGCGTAGACATTATTAGCACCCAAGAACGAAGCTTTTTCCGTAATGCGGGGTCGAATAATGACATCAGTCGCGACCGGCGCTTTAACCGCACTTGCCGACTTGGCCTTAACGGCAACTTCCGGCTTAGCTTTTACCGCTAAAGCCTTGGTCTTAGCGACTTTCTTTGGCTTCTCGGCTCCCTCTTCTTTTTTAAAATTTAAAATTCCCATGTTAGTTATTTGGTTGCGGTTTTAGCTTTCTTGGCTGCAACTTTCTTGGTTGGCTTAGTTTTGACAGTTTTTGCTTTACCTTTAGTCTCTTTTATTTCTGCAGACTTGGTCTCCGCCTTTTTAGCAGCCTTGCCTTCAAGTTTGCTTAGAAGAAAAGCCAAACTGTTTTCGGCGCCGACGATTATCAAATGCTTGTAGGAAAGGACATCCACCGGATTGATGTTTCGAACATTATCAAACTTGATATTGCTCAAGTTGCTGAAACTCTTGGAAAGATTCTTGTTGGTTTCATCGCTTACAATGTAAGCCGAGTTATTATTCTTTCTCAAGACATTCTCAAAACCCTTGATTTTGGAGAAATTGGACAAAGTTTCAACAGCCACCCTGGTTTTTGGCTCGCTGATTGAAAGACTTTCGGTAAACAAGACTTCACCTTCCTTGTTTTTGCGGGACAAGATGGTGAAAAGAGCCTTAACCTTGGCCTTCTTGTTGATTTTACGAGAAAAATTCTTGTCGTTTCGAGGACCGTGAGCCACGCCACCACCTACCCAAATCGGAGAACGAGTTGAGCCGTGTCGGGCTCGGCCGGTACCCTTCTGTTGCCATGGCTTCTTGCCACCACCACGAACTTCACCTCGGGTTCTAGTGTGAGCAACCGGAGTTCTTTGGCTGGTCTCAATCGAAGTCACGACTTGATGAACCAAGTCGCCATTCCAAGGCAAGCCGAAGACGCTCTCCGGAAGTTTCAACTTTCCTGATTCTTTGCCGCTTTGATTGTAAATTGTTGTCTCCATGATAATAAATCAAAATTAAAATCTCAAAATTTAAAATGACAATGTAAAAGTCAAAATTGGATTCGGAAAAGTTTTAAATTTTAAATTATAATTTTTCATTTTGAGATTTACATTTTCCATTTAGTTGGAATTATCCGATAATTTCAACTAAAGTTCCTCGTCGTCCTGGGATGGCACCGGAAATCGCGATGACATTTTCGGCCGCATTAACCTCGACAATCTTCAAATTCTTAATGGTGATTCGATCGCTACCCATTCGACCGGCCATTCTCATACCTTTTGGAACCTTATTTCGGAGACCACCGCCGATTGAACCCGGCTCGCGCTCGGAGTGCTTCTGGCCGTGAGATCGAGGACCACCTTTAAAACCGTGTCGCTTCACAACACCCTGAAAGCCCTTACCCTTTGAAACTGCCGAAACGGTGACCAAATCCCCGGCCGCAAAAGTTTCCGGCTTAATCTCGTCACCAACTTTCAAATCTTTAACGTCTCTAAATTCTTTAAGCAAAGCGAACTTTCCGGAAGTTTTTAGGTGGCCGAGTTCAGCCTTGGTCAAATTCTTCTCATGCTTGGAACCAAAACCAACCTGAACAGCATCATAACCGTCTTTTTCAGAAGTTTTGACTTGAGTGACGATAACCGGACCGGTCGAAATAAGGGTGACAGGGGTCACTTTGCCGGCATCAGACCAAACCTGGGTCATATTTAGTTTTGTACCTAAGATAAATTTCATTCCGATTAGAGATTGGAAATGGAGGCCATTTCCTAGCCTTTAGCAACTAAAGCCATTCAATAGAGTTTGTCGCGTATAGAGATTAAACTGTAATTCTTAACTGTCTTATCTCTAACGGAACTTAAATCCTTTCCTTTATTGAACACGGCACATGGCCGGCGGTTCGCGAACTTCCTTAAACATCCTTGCAGAAGAGAATTCCGCAATGGGACAAGGTTAGCAAATCCTCCCAAAAAAGTAAAGGGCCCACACGAATCGGATTCGCGTGGGCCGGAAAAACGGCTTCAAGTATGCGAAGGGCAGGATTCTGAGCCAATAGCTAACGGCAAGCCGAAGAAATGGCCTCCTGAGCATAGCGATCAAGATCAACTTCCTTTTTGAGCTTTTCTCCTGGGATTTCCGGGCTCCATCGAAACATTCTGAACCCCTGTCTCGCCAAAACCAGACACAAGGAATCGAGAACAATAAGCGCTCGTGAGTTTCGCCACATCTTCCACTCTTCACTCAATTCAGGAACATCGAAGGCCTGGCTGCGTGTCGGATTGACCAGGATCAATTTTTCAACAACTCGAAACTCCTTTCTTGGTAAAAATCGGATAGCCGACCGGACATCAGCCTTGCTAAGACACACAAATTCCCGCCACCTGGCGCGACCACGACCAATGTTTACATGAGCCGGCGGACACCAGTTGTGATCAAGACAAATCGAAAATCCAGCCATCAACCGCCAACCGTCTAAATCAGACAGACGGATCAATTTATTTGCTTTCACATTTTCCTTTCTCTTTAAGTGAATCCTCTCTCGTCATACTATTCATCCATCTTATACTTGTCAAATATAAACCCTGTGGTAGTCTAAAAAAGGACATCCAGTTCTAAAACATCAAATGAAAGGCGAAATGTGAGTAAAGAAAATGAGGTTGAAAGGAAAGACCGATTCATCGACCTGTCACTCCCCCAATGCGGCCCGGTTCTTTATGGCTACGGCAGTGGCGCCTACCATATCAAATATCGCGGAGAAATCCTCGTTGATTTTCTCGGTCGCCTCCGAAAAAAGATGGAGAAACTCGCGTCAGAACTCAACCAAGCCTGGAAAGCGCTCGACAAAGCCAACCCGGAAAGCCCGAGGAACCGCGACATCATTCAGAAGATGCTCCAAGCCGGTTTTTGGGCCTACGCCCAGACTTTGGAAATCCAAATCTATAACAAGGAGTGCGTCTACGGAATAACCAGCCCCCTTCACGACATCATCGTCAACCCGCTTGAGAATATCTATATGAGGTGTTTCGCGGCCGCCCACATGTGGGGTGACCTGGACGAAAAGATGCTCGGACTCAACGGGCTTTTGACCGACTTCGAGGTCAACGGCGGAATCGATCACAAAACCGGAGACAAGGGCAATGGTTTCGGCAAATCCTTGCTCGATTACTACATCGCTTACTTCGCTCAAAACCAGCGCGGAACCGAAGCTTACTTGGCCTTCGGCGAACTGATCGATGCCCTGTTTCAAATGACAAAAAAACGGTACCCGAAAATTCTGACGGAACTCGCTAAAGCAATCCGCTCGAGAATGACCGAGACTTACTACGGCTTCGGTAACAAGGAGGTCACTTCCCCGGCTAAAGTGGCGCTCCTTTCGAAGCTTGAAGCAATCACCCAACCGTACGAGGAAAAGGAAAAGGCCGCCTAGGCCAACCAAATCCCACCGGTCGTCACCAGACGACCGGTTTTTTATTGTTAACAAAATTCGAGGAGTAAAATATTGACAATGTAATTACATTGTATATACTGAACTCATGACCACATTACAAATTCGCATCGACGAAAACACCAAAAAGAGGGCTAAAAAAACTCTCAAGGACCTCGGGCTGGATATTTCCTCCGGAGTGAAACTATTTTTGGAGCAAGTGATAACCACCCAATCTATACCCTTTTCCGCCGTTACTCCGGCAGGCTATAAGCTTCGCAATTGGAAGCAACTAAAAATAGAAATAGCGGAAGCAAAAAAAGGTAAGGGGTACACGACGGCAGAAAAGATGCATGCTGATATTTTTAAAAAATAGTGGCATTCAATGTACTCTCTTAAACCCACGGCAAAATACAGAAAATCCATTAGGAAACTGGCAATGTCTGGCCGATTTAGGATCGGAGACTTAGACAAAATTCTCAACCTGCTTGCTTCTGGTAAAACACTTGAACCGAAGTATCGAAGCCACCCGCTTAACGGAGAATATGCCGGTTGTTTTGAGTGTCATGTGAAAAGTGACCTACTGCTTATTTACGAAATCGACAAATCAGAACGAGAATTAACTATTATTGATATCGGTAGCCATTCGGATTTATTTGAGTAGCAAAAA belongs to Candidatus Paceibacterota bacterium and includes:
- the rplN gene encoding 50S ribosomal protein L14 — translated: MIQPRTIVKIVDNSGAKIGRIFKVLGASKKRYASIGDQVVLSVQKAEPRKAVKKKDVLQAVVVRQTKALRRLDGSYVRFDENAVVILEKGKMDPIAGRVFGPIPRELAEKGYQKIASLAAEIV
- the rplF gene encoding 50S ribosomal protein L6, producing the protein MSRIGKKPIAIPNGTTVSVLNNVVKVKGPLGELSRNFRPIIGIAIDNNQVILTPKRTGVEVSAMWGTASSHVNNMINGVNKAFEKKLILEGIGFKSEVKGKKMVFSLGFSHPVEMDIPEGLKVTAEKNLITVSGIDKELVGQFAAKVRDLKKAEPYKGKGMRYEKEVIRRKEGKKAA
- the rplP gene encoding 50S ribosomal protein L16 yields the protein MFVPKKVKFRKWHTARKNADYWLRPETRGLKLSFGSFGLKTLGHARIRSNQLESARKVISRSLTKSGKMWVRVFPDRPYTQKPAEVKMGKGKGEPQGFCVEVRPGRVIFEVDGIPEVEAAEALRKAGSKLPVKTKFVSRV
- the rpsH gene encoding 30S ribosomal protein S8, with the translated sequence MDPIADFLIKVKNAGLAGRGSVVVPHSAIKESIADILVKNGFLKSIAKKRKNNHKILEAEVEYAEGKTPRINDVARVSKPSKRVYQGAKEIRSFKSGLGLIVLSTPKGILTDKEAKKEKVGGEVLFKIW
- the rpsS gene encoding 30S ribosomal protein S19, yielding MTRSLKKGPYVDERLLKKIAGKRPEKSEPIKTWSRACQISPEMVGFKFAVHNGKDFIEVLISEDMVGHRLGEFSLTRKFVKHGGKMQKELEAAKKQAEIASAQAAKASTEAKK
- the rpsQ gene encoding 30S ribosomal protein S17 codes for the protein MKPKTNKPTETPNRRPRVIQGVVSSDKMKDTVSVVTNRYEKHPKYGKYMKISKKYLAHDPGNTKKIGDKVTIEECRPISKRKSFKIV
- the rplC gene encoding 50S ribosomal protein L3; translation: MKFILGTKLNMTQVWSDAGKVTPVTLISTGPVIVTQVKTSEKDGYDAVQVGFGSKHEKNLTKAELGHLKTSGKFALLKEFRDVKDLKVGDEIKPETFAAGDLVTVSAVSKGKGFQGVVKRHGFKGGPRSHGQKHSEREPGSIGGGLRNKVPKGMRMAGRMGSDRITIKNLKIVEVNAAENVIAISGAIPGRRGTLVEIIG
- a CDS encoding type II toxin-antitoxin system RelB/DinJ family antitoxin, which codes for MTTLQIRIDENTKKRAKKTLKDLGLDISSGVKLFLEQVITTQSIPFSAVTPAGYKLRNWKQLKIEIAEAKKGKGYTTAEKMHADIFKK
- the rplD gene encoding 50S ribosomal protein L4 yields the protein METTIYNQSGKESGKLKLPESVFGLPWNGDLVHQVVTSIETSQRTPVAHTRTRGEVRGGGKKPWQQKGTGRARHGSTRSPIWVGGGVAHGPRNDKNFSRKINKKAKVKALFTILSRKNKEGEVLFTESLSISEPKTRVAVETLSNFSKIKGFENVLRKNNNSAYIVSDETNKNLSKSFSNLSNIKFDNVRNINPVDVLSYKHLIIVGAENSLAFLLSKLEGKAAKKAETKSAEIKETKGKAKTVKTKPTKKVAAKKAKTATK
- the rpsC gene encoding 30S ribosomal protein S3, whose product is MSHTVHPYSHRLGIIRDWKSRWFGVGDMYKKSLKEDIKIREYLAKRLRGFFVSSVEIERGTKTLRIIIKTSRPGMIIGRSGEGAVKLKEDLAKLVLKTGKPITHQELKLDIEEIRSPESNAAIVSQMIAESIEKRMPFRRVMKQAIEKVMANRDVKGVKVYLGGRLGGAEMARSEELRKGQVPLQTLRADIDFAREKAHMDYGDIGIKVWIYRGEIFADKK
- the rplV gene encoding 50S ribosomal protein L22 — protein: MTTITAKLNNYRQSPRKVRLVADLIKGKPVNLAIAELDFLAKRASAPIKKLLMSAVANAKNSQNLSAENLKVKGVTVDAGVILKRIMPRARGSASGINKRTSHITLVLSELENNQTPKTKKQIKSKGNS
- the rpmC gene encoding 50S ribosomal protein L29 — encoded protein: MSNEFKNKTDAELVAMLLEKREAVRAFRFGIAGSKNRNMREGRNLKREIAKIMTEQNQRKNSK
- a CDS encoding type II toxin-antitoxin system YafQ family toxin; translation: MYSLKPTAKYRKSIRKLAMSGRFRIGDLDKILNLLASGKTLEPKYRSHPLNGEYAGCFECHVKSDLLLIYEIDKSERELTIIDIGSHSDLFE
- the rplW gene encoding 50S ribosomal protein L23 is translated as MGILNFKKEEGAEKPKKVAKTKALAVKAKPEVAVKAKSASAVKAPVATDVIIRPRITEKASFLGANNVYAFEITTTATKPAVERAITEMYKVNPVKVRIVRNPAKQKIARGVKGEIAGVKKAYVFLKKGDKIEII
- the rplB gene encoding 50S ribosomal protein L2, which translates into the protein MKTYKPTSKSRRHMTSIEYRKFITSSEPHKGLTSGSFRSVGRNNRGRITTRHKGGGHKRLLRDVDFLYEKYDIPAKVLTVEYDPNRTGFIALVVYADGEKRYILAPKDLKVGSTFIVSEKAEIKLGNRLPLKNIPVGTFVYNVELKARGGGKIARSAGIFAEVIAHDAGSAHLKMPSTEVRKVSDQAWASIGSVSNDENWLVNIGKAGRSRWLGIRPTVRGSAQNPVDHPYGGGEGRQGRGLRRAKTRWGKPSGKGQKTRTPKKYSNVFIVSRRKVGKNRNQKLS
- a CDS encoding type Z 30S ribosomal protein S14; amino-acid sequence: MAKTSVVARSLKKPKFSTRATNRCFRCGRKRGYMRDFDLCRICFREYANEGMIPGIKKSSW
- the rplX gene encoding 50S ribosomal protein L24, with the translated sequence MRIKKNDNVMVIAGKDRGKTGKVLEALPAENRILVEGVNVKKRHQRPRKSNEKGQIIDVTLPIHVSNVQLVEGGKPVRAGKKLIDGKLIRVSKKTGSAI
- the rplE gene encoding 50S ribosomal protein L5, with product MNTKEKQNKAFESLKGQFGFKNPMQAPRLSKVVISTGVGSLKDKKKLELIADRLGKITGQKAAPRSAKKSIATFKSREGDLVGYQITLRGARMYGFLDKLLNVALPRTKDFRGLNATAIDDMGNYTIGIKEHTIFPETSDEELKDVFGLAITIVTTSGDKKLTRAFLEYLGFPLKK